From a region of the Arachis ipaensis cultivar K30076 chromosome B09, Araip1.1, whole genome shotgun sequence genome:
- the LOC110267330 gene encoding probable homogentisate phytyltransferase 1, chloroplastic isoform X1, with translation MSNFGILLSAMPYPAVSSQDIVSPSSAEIIRHISSIFYWCVGGCGSCLVYEYLYCWIESISDIEIDKINKPYLPLASGEYSVGTGVTIVASFSFLVHSHCFGLFSSVLCLGLLIQLM, from the exons ATGAGCAACTTTGGGATTCTCCTATCAGCCATGCCTTACCCAGCTGTCTCAAGCCAAGACATTGTCTCTCCTAGCAGTGCAGAAATCATCAGACATATCTCCTCTATTTTTTACTGGTGTGTTGGAG GCTGTGGTAGCTGCCTTGTTTATGAATATTTATATTGTTGGATTGAATCAATTTCAGATATTGAAATAGACAAG ATAAACAAGCCATATCTTCCATTGGCATCCGGTGAATATTCCGTTGGAACTGGTGTCACAATtgttgcatcattttcatttctG GTTCATAGCCATTGTTTTGGGCTCTTTTCATCAGTTTTGTGCTTGGGACTGCTTATTCAATTGATGTGa
- the LOC110267330 gene encoding glycinol 4-dimethylallyltransferase-like isoform X2, protein MSNFGILLSAMPYPAVSSQDIVSPSSAEIIRHISSIFYWCVGGCGSCLVYEYLYCWIESISDIEIDKINKPYLPLASGEYSVGTGVTIVASFSFLIFWLGWIVGS, encoded by the exons ATGAGCAACTTTGGGATTCTCCTATCAGCCATGCCTTACCCAGCTGTCTCAAGCCAAGACATTGTCTCTCCTAGCAGTGCAGAAATCATCAGACATATCTCCTCTATTTTTTACTGGTGTGTTGGAG GCTGTGGTAGCTGCCTTGTTTATGAATATTTATATTGTTGGATTGAATCAATTTCAGATATTGAAATAGACAAG ATAAACAAGCCATATCTTCCATTGGCATCCGGTGAATATTCCGTTGGAACTGGTGTCACAATtgttgcatcattttcatttctG ATTTTTTGGCTTGGTTGGATTGTAGGTTCATAG
- the LOC107615911 gene encoding uncharacterized protein LOC107615911 has product MVEGADHNSAPIPELPELTFRPTDGRHTNYDDPVVVSIQLGDLIVRKALLDPGSSADVLFFATFQKMKLSTNILQPYSGDLVGFSGERVPVMGSAWLQTTLGEQPLSRTQDIQYLIVDCFSPYNVILGRPFLNRFAAIVSTYHLCVKFPVQDNVVATIHGDLQEARQCYNVSLKPIRRNTETRVNSIQSKQPILTELDPRADFQERPMPNEDLQKVALTDDPSKFTYIGTSMDDDARITMTNFLCANADLFAWTSGDMPGISPSVITHKLAVSPAARPISQKKRNLGAEKRSASMSEVNKLLEAKFIREIRFTTWLANVVMVKKNNGKWRMCVDFTDLNKACPKDAYPLPCIDTLVDNSCGYDTLSFMDAYSGYNQILMHPSDQEKTAFITEYGNYCFNVMPFGLKNAGATYQRLMNRVFEQQIGRNIEVYVDDMVAKTKVGESHIHDLEEIFAQIRKYNMRLNPEKCAFGVKGGKFLGFILTSRGIEANPEKCQAILDMQSPKTTKDVQRLTGRLAALSRFLPCLAFKSFNFFQCLKKNTKSFFWDEKCEEAFLSFKHFLSKPPVLQKPKLGDPLYLYLSVTEFAISSALVTESNKDQQPVYFVSKTLQNAELRYPKLEKLVLALIFSARRLRPYFQSHTIIVRTEHPLRQILSKPELAGRMTKWSIELSEFDIQFQPRGSVKSQCLADFVAEFTDTSSEERSRLWTLFVDGASNPQGAGAGVLLESSDGIILEHSLRFSFKASNNQAKYEALIAGLRLATDLHVDYLKVYCDSLLVVQQVNQSFQTKDPILLKYLNIVRNLLNKFSKIEITHIPREQNHRADVLSKLATTQAHTATLLQSTLDKPSIESAKILNTLSKDSWQQPYIQYLRNGSVPEEIENKGKFRRQASFFTLINNTLYRRGYSRPLLKCLDRSEAELLLAEAHEGICGIHCGARSLAQKALRAGFYWPTIWEDSKHKVRTCDNCQKHSPIINMHAEHLHHSTVSWPFNRWGIDILGPFPTAPRQVKFLVVAVDYFSKWIEAQPLAKITSSQMISFVWKYIICRFGIPGHIVTDNGRQFIDSTFKEFLQNLKIKQHFSSVEHPQSNGLAEAANKIILQALKKKLDSAKGLWAELIPEVLWAYNTTIHSTTKETPFRLVYGSEAMIPMEVSQGSMRTLAEDHEKARQEELDLIEEIRETAAIRHKALQQQVGRRYSRKVVPRSFHTGDLVLRKTEQARRPPSHGKLAASWDGPYQVVEVLGRGAYKLEQLDGTQIPNTWNINSLKQYYS; this is encoded by the coding sequence ATGGTCGAAGGCGCTGACCATAACTCGGCACCGATCCCAGAGCTCCCCGAACTGACGTTTCGTCCTACTGATGGTCGACATACGAACTACGACGACCCTGTAGTCGTCTCTATCCAATTGGGAGACCTTATTGTTCGGAAGGCATTGCTTGATCCAGGAAGTAGTGCTGATGTACTTTTTTTTGCaacatttcaaaaaatgaaaTTGAGCACTAACATTTTGCAGCCATATTCAGGAGACTTGGTCGGATTCTCAGGAGAACGAGTGCCCGTCATGGGGTCTGCATGGTTGCAGACTACACTAGGCGAACAGCCATTATCCAGAACACAGGACATTCAGTACCTGATCGTAGACTGTTTTAGCCCTTATAACGTTATCTTAGGGAGACCTTTTTTAAATAGATTTGCTGCTATTGTTTCTACTTATCACCTTTGTGTCAAGTTCCCTGTGCAGGATAACGTTGTCGCAACCATACATGGTGATTTGCAAGAAGCTCGGCAATGCTATAACGTAAGTCTGAAACCCATCAGAAGAAACACTGAAACTCGGGTCAATTCAATACAATCCAAGCAGCCAATCTTGACCGAATTAGACCCAAGGGCCGACTTTCAAGAACGTCCCATGCCTAATGAGGATCTTCAAAAAGTCGCTTTAACCGACGATCCATCAAAGTTCACATACATCGGAACGTCAATGGACGACGACGCTAGGATAACGATGACCAATTTCTTATGTGCGAACGCTGACCTATTCGCATGGACTTCGGGAGACATGCCGGGGATTAGTCCGTCAGTAATCACACACAAGTTAGCTGTCAGTCCAGCAGCCCGACCAATTTCCCAAAAAAAGAGAAACCTCGGCGCCGAGAAACGATCAGCCTCCATGTCAGAAGTTAACAAGCTCCTTGAGGCGAAATTCATTCGCGAAATTAGATTCACCACATGGTTGGCCAACGTCGTCATGGTAAAAAAGAATaatggtaaatggcgcatgtgcgtcgactttactgATTTAAATAAAGCATGTCCAAAAGATGCCTATCCTTTACCTTGCATAGATACATTAGTAGATAACTCCTGTGGGTATGACactttaagttttatggatgcatattcgggTTATAATCAGATCCTTATGCATCCATCAGACCAAGAAAAAACGGCTTTTATAACTGAATATGGTAATTACTGCTTTAATGTTATGCCTTTCGGTTTAAAGAATGCAGGGGCAACGtaccaaagactgatgaacaGGGTTTTTGAGCAGCAAATAGGCAGAAATATTGAGGTTTACGTCGACGACATGGTCGCCAAAACAAAGGTCGGCGAATCCCATATACACGACCTGGAAGAAATATTTGCTCAAATCAGAAAATATAACATGCGACTGAACCCCGAGAAGTGTGCCTTCGGTGTCAAAGGCGGAAAATTCCTCGGATTCATCCTGACAAGTCGGGGTATTGAGGCAAACCCCGAGAAATGCCAAGCAATACTCGATATGCAAAGTCCAAAGACGACAAAAGATGTTCAACGGCTAACAGGAAGATTAGCGGCATTGTCAAGATTCTTGCCTTGCTTGGCCTTCAAATCTTTCAACTTTTTCCAATGTTTAAAGAAAAATACGAAGAGCTTCTTCTGGGATGAAAAATGTGAAGAAGCATTTTTAAGCTTCAAACATTTCCTCTCCAAACCACCCGTTTTGCAGAAACCAAAGCTCGGCGACCCATTATACTTATACTTGTCTGTCACTGAGTTCGCCATTAGTTCTGCTCTTGTTACAGAAAGCAACAAAGACCAGCAGCCAGTATATTTCGTGAGCAAGACATTACAAAATGCGGAGCTGCGATACCCGAAGCTTGAAAAGCTCGTCCTGGCACTGATATTCTCGGCAAGACGTCTCCGACCTTATTTTCAGAGTCATACAATTATTGTCCGAACAGAGCATCCACTTCGACAGATACTCTCTAAACCTGAATTAGCAGGGCGAATGACTAAATGGTCTATTGAACTCTCCGAGTTCGACATACAATTTCAACCTAGGGGATCTGTTAAGTCACAATGCCTGGCCGACTTTGTCGCAGAGTTTACTGACACTTCTTCCGAGGAAAGAAGTCGGCTCTGGACGCTATTTGTAGATGGAGCTTCAAACCCTCAAGGGGCAGGAGCTGGAGTATTGTTAGAAAGCTCGGATGGTATAATCCTCGAACATTCTCTCAGATTTTCATTTAAAGCCAGCAATAACCAAGCAAAATATGAAGCCCTCATAGCTGGGCTCAGGTTAGCCACTGATTTACATGTTGATTATTTGAAGGTTTACTGTGATTCATTATTAGTGGTACAACAAGTAAATCAAAGTTTCCAAACAAAAGATCCAATTCTTTTGAAGTATTTGAATATTGTTCGGAACTTGTTAAACAAATTTTCTAAAATAGAAATCACCCATATACCTAGAGAACAAAACCATAGGGCAGATGTCTTATCCAAATTAGCAACAACGCAAGCACACACTGCCACACTTTTACAATCAACCTTAGACAAACCGAGTATTGAGTCAGCAAAAATTCTAAACACCTTAAGTAAAGATAGTTGGCAACAACCTTACATTCAATACCTCCGCAACGGCTCTGTTCCGGAGGAAATTGAAAACAAAGGTAAATTCAGAAGACAAGCTTCTTTTTTCACCTTGATAAATAACACTCTGTATAGGCGAGGTTATTCTCGACCATTATTGAAATGCCTAGACAGGTCAGAAGCCGAGCTTCTCTTGGCCGAGGCCCACGAAGGAATCTGTGGCATACACTGTGGAGCTCGGAGCTTGGCCCAGAAAGCTCTTcgagcaggattttattggccgacAATATGGGAGGACAGTAAGCATAAAGTCAGAACCTGCGACAACTGTCAGAAGCACTCACCGATCATTAATATGCATGCCGAACATCTCCATCACTCAACAGTAAGTTGGCCGTTCAATCGGTGGGGAATAGATATACTCGGCCCCTTCCCCACTGCTCCGAGGCAGGTAAAATTTTTGGTAGTTGCAGTAGATTACTTTTCTAAATGGATTGAGGCACAGCCACTTGCAAAAATTACCTCATCACAAATGATAAGTTTTGTCTGGAAATATATAATTTGTAGATTCGGTATACCAGGCCATATCGTAACCGATAATGGTCGACAGTTTATTGATAGCACTTTCAAAGAATTTTTACAGAATTTAAAAATAAAGCAGCACTTCTCATCTGTGGAACATCCGCAATCCAACGGCTTGGCAGAGGCAGCAAATAAGATCATCCttcaggcattgaagaaaaaACTTGACAGCGCAAAAGGCCTGTGGGCCGAGCTTATCCCTGAAGTTTTATGGGCATACAACACAACAATCCACTCCACGACCAAGGAAACTCCGTTCAGACTAGTCTACGGATCCGAAGCAATGATTCCAATGGAAGTGTCTCAAGGCTCCATGCGAACATTAGCCGAAGATCATGAAAAAGCTCGGCAAGAAGAGCTTGACCTAATTGAAGAAATTAGGGAAACAGCAGCAATTCGGCACAAAGCCCTGCAACAACAAGTGGGCCGACGATATTCTAGGAAGGTTGTCCCAAGATCGTTCCACACCGGAGACTTAGTACTCCGTAAAACTGAGCAAGCTCGCCGACCCCCTTCTCATGGAAAGCTCGCCGCATCCTGGGACGGCCCGTACCAAGTAGTTGAGGTATTAGGCCGAGGAGCGTACAAATTGGAACAGTTAGATGGCACACAAATTCCAAACACATGGAATATCAACTCTTTGAAGCAATATTACAGTTAA
- the LOC107615912 gene encoding uncharacterized protein LOC107615912, which yields MADVPPPTSSELLRMVTELQQANQRMAEDNQRMQNQIAQLEHARLEHNNNNHEQHGNDERQSIPTHVSDTPQHRDDEEQQNEEAQPEDEAENPDNSVGPFTAEIMNFQLPRQFTLPTTLTPYNGLGDPKQHVKKFRSIMIVNGASDPILCRCFPSFLDGPALDWFCSLPADSISRFQELAKQFEDHFAASAIYLHDSDYLTTIKQGPQESLKDYITRFTKVAMSIPDLHPEVHLHAIKSGLRPGKFQETITVAKPKTLAEFREKARGQIDIEELRQARKSEKPVAKDDERARDTRKGFKPIPRYESYTQFNTKRDDIIKEILNSKLIKPPP from the coding sequence ATGGCTGATGTTCCTCCCCCAACCTCATCCGAGCTTCTAAGGATGGTCACCGAGCTTCAACAAGCTAACCAACGAATGGCGGAGGACAATCAGCGTATGCAAAATCAAATCGCGCAACTGGAACATGCTCGTCTGGAGCATAACAATAATAACCATGAACAACACGGGAATGATGAACGGCAATCGATACCAACTCATGTCTCGGATACCCCGCAACATAGGGATGACGAGGAACAACAGAATGAAGAAGCCCAACCTGAAGATGAGGCAGAAAACCCAGATAACTCTGTAGGACCGTTCACAGCTGAGATAATGAACTTCCAGCTACCCAGACAGTTCACTCTACCGACCACACTAACCCCATATAACGGGCTGGGAGACCCAAAACAACATGTTAAAAAATTCCGATCAATCATGATCGTTAACGGTGCCTCTGATCCTATTTTATGTCGATGTTTTCCTTCTTTTTTAGATGGTCCTGCACTTGACTGGTTTTGTTCCTTGCCTGCAGATTCTATTTCACGTTTTCAGGAGTTAGCCAAGCAGTTTGAGGACCATTTTGCAGCCTCGGCAATATATCTTCATGATTCTGACTACTTAACAACCATCAAACAGGGTCCACAGGAAAGTCTGAAGGACTACATAACTCGATTCACTAAGGTCGCCATGAGTATTCCGGACCTCCATCCCGAGGTGCACCTCCATGCTATTAAAAGTGGTCTTCGTCCAGGGAAATTCCAAGAAACCATCACGGTAGCTAAACCGAAAACTCTTGCCGAATTCCGCGAAAAAGCTAGGGGACAGATTGATATTGAAGAGCTTCGCCAGGCACGGAAGTCAGAAAAACCAGTCGCTAAAGATGACGAAAGAGCTCGGGATACCAGGAAGGGTTTCAAACCAATACCTCGTTACGAATCATATACCCAGTTCAACACCAAAAGGGATGATATCATTAAGGAAATTCTGAACTCAAAGTTGATTAAACCCCCCCCGTAA